One Citrobacter amalonaticus genomic window carries:
- the rimI gene encoding ribosomal protein S18-alanine N-acetyltransferase encodes MNTISSLSQSDLPAAFQIEKRAHAFPWSEHTFASNQGERYLNYQLTVEGIMAAFAITQVVLDEATLFNIAVDPDFQRRGLGKALLEHLIDELEKRGVLTLWLEVRASNVAAIALYESLGFNEATIRRNYYPTADGREDAIIMALPISM; translated from the coding sequence ATGAACACGATTTCTTCCCTCAGTCAGAGTGATTTACCCGCCGCGTTTCAGATTGAAAAGCGCGCCCATGCATTTCCCTGGAGTGAGCACACGTTTGCCAGTAATCAGGGAGAGCGTTATCTCAACTATCAATTGACGGTAGAGGGGATAATGGCGGCGTTTGCCATTACGCAGGTGGTGCTGGATGAAGCGACGCTGTTCAACATTGCTGTTGATCCCGATTTTCAGCGCCGGGGATTAGGGAAAGCGCTGCTGGAACATCTCATTGATGAATTAGAAAAACGCGGCGTCCTGACGCTGTGGCTGGAGGTTCGCGCTTCCAACGTTGCCGCCATCGCACTGTACGAAAGCTTAGGTTTTAACGAGGCAACGATTCGCCGCAATTATTATCCGACCGCTGACGGTCGTGAGGACGCCATCATAATGGCACTGCCAATCAGTATGTAA
- a CDS encoding metal-dependent hydrolase, with product MSFRFIDTHCHFDFPPFTGDETHSLQLAGEAGIEKIIIPATAAENFARVQALAERFSPLYAALGLHPIVIEQHTDEDLARLQQALATRPTKVIAIGEVGLDRYRDEPQFAKQERFLEAQLRLAKRYDLPVILHSRRTHDTLAMHLKRQDLPRTGVVHGFAGSLQQAERFVQLGYKIGVGGTITYPRASKTRDVMARLPLEALLLETDAPDMPLNGFQGQPNRPEQAARVFDVLCELRPEPAEAIAEALYHNTTTLFTLEI from the coding sequence GTGAGTTTTCGCTTTATCGATACCCACTGTCACTTTGACTTTCCGCCTTTTACCGGGGATGAAACCCACAGCCTGCAACTCGCAGGTGAGGCAGGCATTGAGAAGATCATCATTCCGGCCACCGCAGCGGAAAACTTTGCTCGCGTGCAGGCACTTGCGGAACGCTTTTCCCCGTTGTATGCCGCACTGGGGCTGCATCCCATCGTGATTGAGCAACATACCGATGAGGATCTTGCGCGTCTGCAACAGGCACTGGCGACGCGCCCGACAAAAGTGATCGCCATTGGTGAGGTAGGCCTGGATCGGTATCGCGACGAGCCGCAGTTCGCGAAGCAGGAGCGGTTTCTGGAGGCCCAGTTGCGGTTAGCAAAACGCTATGATTTACCGGTGATCCTGCATTCCCGGCGCACGCATGACACGCTGGCGATGCATCTAAAACGCCAGGATCTGCCGCGTACCGGCGTGGTGCATGGTTTCGCTGGCAGCCTGCAGCAGGCAGAGCGTTTTGTGCAACTGGGTTATAAAATCGGGGTGGGCGGGACGATTACCTATCCGCGCGCCAGTAAAACCCGTGACGTGATGGCCCGATTGCCGCTGGAGGCGCTGCTGCTGGAGACCGACGCGCCGGATATGCCGCTGAATGGTTTTCAGGGGCAGCCAAATCGTCCGGAACAGGCGGCGAGAGTGTTCGATGTGTTATGCGAACTGCGCCCGGAACCCGCAGAGGCGATCGCTGAGGCGCTATATCACAATACGACAACATTATTTACTCTAGAGATATAA
- the osmY gene encoding molecular chaperone OsmY has product MTMTRLKISKTLLAVMLTSAVATGSAYAENATTDKAQSGVESAGQKVDSSMNKVGNFMDDSAITAKVKAALVDHESIKSTDISVKTEQKVVTLSGFVESQAQAEAAVTVAKGVEGVTSVSDKLHVRDSKSDSVKGYAGDTATTSEIKAKLLADDIVPSRKVKVETTDGVVQLSGTVDSQAQIERAESIAKAVDGVKSVKNDLKAQ; this is encoded by the coding sequence ATGACTATGACAAGACTGAAGATTTCTAAAACTCTGCTGGCCGTGATGTTGACCTCCGCTGTGGCAACGGGTTCTGCGTATGCAGAAAACGCCACAACGGATAAAGCGCAATCCGGTGTAGAAAGTGCAGGGCAGAAAGTCGATAGCTCTATGAATAAAGTCGGTAATTTCATGGATGACAGCGCCATTACCGCGAAAGTGAAAGCGGCACTGGTGGATCATGAAAGCATTAAGAGCACCGATATTTCCGTCAAAACCGAGCAGAAAGTCGTGACGCTGAGCGGCTTCGTCGAAAGCCAGGCGCAGGCGGAAGCGGCCGTGACCGTGGCGAAAGGCGTTGAAGGTGTGACCTCCGTTAGCGACAAACTCCACGTGCGCGACAGCAAATCCGACTCTGTGAAAGGCTATGCCGGCGATACGGCAACGACCAGCGAGATCAAAGCGAAACTGCTGGCGGATGACATCGTTCCTTCCCGCAAAGTGAAAGTTGAAACGACCGATGGTGTGGTCCAGCTTTCCGGCACCGTGGATTCTCAGGCGCAAATCGAGCGCGCTGAAAGCATCGCGAAAGCCGTTGATGGCGTCAAAAGCGTCAAAAACGATCTGAAAGCACAGTAA
- the holD gene encoding DNA polymerase III subunit psi produces MTTRRDWQLQQLGITQWSLRRPGALQGEIAISIPAHVRLVMVGETLPPLTEPLVSDILRALTLSPDQVLQVTPERVAMLPQGSRCNSWRLGTDAPLSLEGAQVATPAFDELRANPTARAALWQQICTHEHDFFPQSE; encoded by the coding sequence ATGACAACCCGACGAGACTGGCAGTTACAGCAACTGGGCATTACCCAGTGGTCGCTGCGTCGCCCCGGCGCGTTGCAGGGAGAGATCGCGATTTCTATTCCTGCGCACGTCCGTCTGGTGATGGTCGGTGAAACACTGCCGCCGCTGACTGAACCACTGGTCAGTGACATTCTGCGCGCATTAACGCTGAGTCCCGATCAGGTTTTGCAGGTGACGCCCGAACGCGTCGCGATGCTGCCGCAGGGCAGCCGCTGCAACAGCTGGCGACTGGGTACAGATGCGCCGTTGTCGCTGGAAGGTGCGCAGGTTGCAACGCCGGCATTTGATGAATTGCGGGCAAACCCAACGGCACGCGCCGCACTATGGCAACAAATCTGCACACATGAACACGATTTCTTCCCTCAGTCAGAGTGA
- the rsmC gene encoding 16S rRNA (guanine(1207)-N(2))-methyltransferase RsmC, translating to MSAFTPASEVLLRHSDDFEQSRILFAGDLQDDLPARFESADRRVHTQQFHHWQALSRLMGDNARFGLVAQAEDVADCDTFIYYWPKNKPEAQFQLMNILSLLPVGTDIFVVGENRSGVRSAEQMLAEYAPLNKIDSARRCGLYHGRLETQPTFDADRFWGEYHVDGLTIKTLPGVFSRDGLDVGSQLLLSTLTPHTKGKVLDVGCGAGVLSVALASHSPKVRLTLCDVAAPAVEASRATLAANGIEGEVFASNVFSEVTGRFDMIISNPPFHDGMQTSLDAAQSLIRGAVRHLNSGGELRIVANAFLPYPQVLDETFGFHEVIAQTGRFKVYRTVMTCQAKKA from the coding sequence ATGTCTGCTTTTACCCCGGCAAGTGAAGTCTTGCTGCGCCACAGTGATGATTTCGAACAAAGCCGTATTCTGTTTGCCGGAGACTTGCAGGATGACCTGCCCGCACGCTTTGAAAGCGCTGACCGCCGCGTGCATACACAACAGTTTCACCACTGGCAGGCGCTGAGCCGCCTGATGGGTGACAACGCACGCTTTGGCCTTGTCGCGCAAGCGGAAGACGTTGCCGACTGCGACACCTTTATCTACTACTGGCCGAAAAACAAGCCGGAAGCCCAGTTCCAGTTGATGAACATTCTGTCGCTGCTTCCCGTGGGAACCGATATTTTCGTCGTCGGTGAAAACCGCAGTGGCGTACGTAGCGCCGAGCAAATGCTGGCGGAATACGCCCCGCTGAACAAAATTGACAGCGCGCGTCGTTGTGGCCTGTATCACGGCCGTCTGGAAACGCAGCCGACGTTTGATGCCGATAGATTCTGGGGCGAGTACCACGTTGACGGGCTGACGATCAAAACCTTGCCTGGCGTCTTCAGCCGCGATGGTCTGGATGTCGGCAGCCAGTTGCTGCTCTCCACCCTGACGCCGCATACCAAAGGCAAAGTACTGGACGTCGGCTGTGGCGCAGGTGTGCTTTCTGTCGCACTTGCCAGCCACTCGCCGAAAGTGCGTTTAACGCTCTGCGACGTCGCCGCACCGGCAGTTGAAGCCAGTCGCGCCACCCTGGCGGCGAACGGCATTGAGGGTGAAGTCTTTGCCAGCAACGTCTTCTCTGAAGTGACGGGGCGCTTTGATATGATCATCTCTAACCCGCCGTTTCATGACGGAATGCAAACCAGCCTTGATGCCGCGCAATCTCTGATTCGCGGTGCCGTACGTCACCTGAACAGTGGCGGCGAACTGCGCATTGTCGCTAACGCCTTCCTGCCGTATCCGCAGGTTCTGGATGAGACCTTTGGCTTCCACGAGGTTATCGCCCAGACCGGACGCTTCAAAGTGTATCGCACGGTCATGACCTGCCAGGCGAAAAAAGCATAG
- a CDS encoding YjjI family glycine radical enzyme produces the protein MPTTHETALQQRCQQIVTSSLLSPEQKRHFLALEAENNLPYPSLPAGARQALDDGVICDMFEGHAPYKPRYVLPDYARFLANGSAWLELEGAKDLDDALSLLTILYHHVPSVTSMPVYLGQLDTLLQPYVKILTQEAIDIRIKRFWRYLDRTLPDAFMHANIGPADTPITRAILRADAELKQVSPNLTFIYDPEITPDDLLLDVAKNICECSKPHISNGPINDKIFTKGRYGIVSCYNSLPLAGGGSTLVRLNLKAIAERSTSVYDFFNRTLPYYCQQQIAIIDARCEFLYEKSHFFENSFLVQEGLIDPQRFVPMFGMYGLAEAVNLLCEKAGMNARYGKEETANDLGYRISAQLADFVENTPVKYGWQQRAMLHAQSGISSDIGTTPGARLPYGDEPDPITHLQTVAPHHAHYQSGISDILTLDETIKRNPQALVQLCLGAFNAGMREFTANVSGNDLVRVTGYMVRLSDLEKYRAEGSRTNTTWLGEEAARNTHILERQPRVVSHEQQMRFSK, from the coding sequence ATGCCTACGACCCATGAAACCGCGCTGCAACAACGTTGCCAGCAAATCGTCACCAGCTCACTCCTCAGTCCGGAACAGAAACGCCATTTCCTCGCACTGGAAGCAGAGAACAACCTGCCTTACCCTTCACTGCCCGCCGGGGCGCGTCAGGCGCTGGACGACGGGGTTATCTGCGATATGTTTGAAGGTCACGCGCCGTATAAACCGCGCTATGTGCTTCCTGATTACGCGCGTTTTCTGGCCAACGGTTCAGCCTGGCTGGAACTGGAAGGGGCGAAAGATCTGGACGATGCACTGTCCCTGCTGACCATTCTGTATCACCACGTGCCTTCCGTCACATCGATGCCGGTTTACCTGGGGCAACTGGATACGCTGCTGCAACCGTATGTGAAAATTCTAACACAAGAAGCGATCGATATTCGAATAAAACGTTTCTGGCGGTATCTCGACAGAACGCTGCCTGACGCTTTTATGCACGCCAACATTGGCCCGGCCGATACCCCTATCACCCGGGCTATTTTACGCGCCGATGCCGAATTAAAGCAGGTTTCGCCTAATCTGACGTTCATCTACGACCCGGAAATCACACCCGATGATCTGCTGCTGGACGTGGCGAAAAACATCTGTGAATGCAGTAAGCCACATATTTCCAACGGACCGATAAATGATAAAATTTTCACAAAAGGTCGCTATGGTATCGTCAGCTGTTACAACTCTCTGCCGCTTGCCGGCGGCGGCAGCACGCTGGTTCGTCTCAATCTGAAAGCCATTGCCGAGCGCAGCACTTCTGTCTATGACTTCTTTAACCGCACGCTGCCGTACTACTGTCAGCAGCAAATTGCCATCATCGATGCGCGATGTGAGTTCCTCTATGAAAAATCACATTTCTTTGAGAATAGCTTCCTGGTGCAGGAAGGTCTGATCGATCCACAACGTTTTGTGCCGATGTTCGGTATGTACGGCCTGGCGGAGGCGGTTAACCTGTTGTGCGAAAAAGCGGGTATGAATGCGCGCTACGGCAAAGAGGAGACGGCGAACGATCTGGGCTATCGCATCAGCGCCCAGCTTGCGGATTTTGTTGAAAATACGCCGGTGAAATACGGCTGGCAGCAGCGCGCCATGCTGCACGCCCAGTCGGGGATCAGTTCAGATATTGGCACCACGCCGGGCGCACGTTTACCCTATGGCGATGAACCGGATCCGATCACCCACCTGCAAACCGTCGCACCGCATCACGCGCATTATCAGTCCGGTATCAGCGACATTCTGACGCTCGATGAGACCATCAAGCGTAACCCGCAGGCGCTGGTGCAACTCTGTCTGGGCGCGTTCAACGCGGGAATGCGCGAGTTTACCGCCAACGTCAGCGGCAACGATCTGGTCCGCGTCACCGGATACATGGTGCGTCTGTCGGATCTGGAAAAATACCGCGCCGAAGGCTCGCGGACCAATACCACCTGGTTAGGTGAAGAGGCCGCACGCAATACCCATATTCTGGAACGCCAACCTCGTGTCGTCAGTCATGAACAGCAGATGCGCTTCAGTAAGTAA
- a CDS encoding patatin-like phospholipase family protein encodes MGQRIPVTLGNIAPLSLRTFKPGRLALVCEGGGQRGIFTAGVLDEFMRAQFNPFDLYYGTSAGAQNLSAYLCNQPGYGRRVIMRYTTRREFFDPVRFVRGGNLIDLDWLVESTASQMPLQMDTASRLFETGKSFYMCACRGDDYTPNYFSPNTQNWLDLIRASSAIPGFYRSGVSLEGINYLDGGISDAIPVREAVKQGAKTLVVIRTVPSQMYYTPQWFKRMERWLGESSLQPLLNLVQHHEASYTEIQQFIEKPPGKLKIFEIYPPKPLKSMALGSRIPALREDYKTGRLCGRYFLATVGKLLAAEPPLSRHLPQIVTPTPVVVPPAPVANDAHAAVVSDAPQANDTTFNNEDLA; translated from the coding sequence GTGGGGCAGCGTATACCCGTCACGCTCGGCAATATTGCGCCGTTGTCATTAAGAACGTTCAAACCGGGTCGCCTGGCGTTGGTCTGCGAGGGCGGCGGGCAGCGTGGCATCTTTACCGCAGGCGTACTGGACGAGTTCATGCGCGCGCAGTTTAATCCGTTCGATCTCTATTACGGCACCTCCGCGGGGGCGCAAAACCTGTCGGCCTATTTGTGCAACCAGCCCGGCTACGGACGCAGAGTCATCATGCGCTATACCACCAGACGGGAATTCTTTGACCCGGTACGCTTTGTGCGCGGCGGGAATCTGATCGATCTCGACTGGCTGGTGGAGTCCACGGCCAGCCAGATGCCGTTACAGATGGATACCGCCTCTCGCCTGTTCGAAACGGGGAAATCGTTTTACATGTGCGCCTGTCGGGGTGATGACTACACGCCGAACTATTTCTCTCCCAATACGCAAAACTGGCTCGATTTGATCCGGGCGTCCAGCGCGATCCCAGGGTTCTATCGTAGCGGCGTATCGCTGGAAGGAATCAATTACCTCGATGGTGGGATCAGCGATGCAATCCCGGTTCGTGAGGCCGTGAAGCAGGGGGCGAAAACGCTGGTGGTGATTCGGACTGTGCCTTCGCAAATGTATTACACCCCGCAGTGGTTCAAGCGGATGGAGCGCTGGCTGGGCGAAAGCAGCCTGCAACCGCTTCTTAATCTGGTTCAGCACCATGAAGCCAGCTATACGGAAATTCAGCAATTCATTGAAAAACCGCCGGGCAAGCTGAAGATCTTTGAAATCTATCCGCCGAAGCCACTTAAAAGCATGGCGTTGGGAAGTCGCATTCCGGCACTGCGGGAAGACTATAAAACGGGGCGACTGTGTGGGCGCTACTTCCTGGCGACCGTGGGAAAACTACTGGCAGCGGAGCCGCCGTTATCACGCCATCTGCCGCAAATCGTCACGCCGACGCCGGTGGTGGTTCCGCCGGCACCGGTGGCCAACGATGCCCATGCGGCGGTGGTGAGCGATGCGCCGCAGGCTAACGATACGACATTCAACAATGAGGATCTGGCGTGA
- a CDS encoding GGDEF domain-containing protein — translation MTAQSWQTLRTKKYQLSLRLFLFLNAISALFAVAFPIYPSKTLSTPGFLILVLSTALLTWHVRYAKKRINLHAISILFGGLWAAHITLKYLAQQNPDYSFLLMALLTVLFIGSIAFANNIIAFTLHSLPSLFACLWLNGNENGLRLLFFMALPMAGIAIQHVIQKRYDDFAQQLMFKLLAEKETLTDLSMLDSLTGLYNRRGLQHKLNAVLELDTHEHYVLLIDIDHFKAYNDHYGHMMGDQALIRVSAAIRNAVRSRDVVARFGGEEFMVLLTASDPQTAREAAERIRQHVYDLKIPHMFNESVATRVTISIGIAPLVGRDVEGAILHADQALYKAKDLGRNHILVSGDPGIA, via the coding sequence ATGACTGCACAATCCTGGCAAACTCTGCGCACGAAAAAATACCAACTCTCTCTGCGACTTTTTTTGTTTCTCAACGCTATTTCCGCGTTGTTTGCCGTAGCCTTTCCGATCTATCCCAGTAAAACCCTCTCCACACCAGGATTCCTCATCCTTGTGCTGAGCACTGCGTTACTGACATGGCATGTAAGGTATGCGAAGAAGCGGATTAATCTCCACGCCATCTCGATACTCTTTGGTGGGTTATGGGCAGCGCACATTACGCTGAAATACCTGGCTCAGCAAAATCCTGACTATTCTTTTTTGCTGATGGCACTGCTGACGGTGTTATTTATTGGCTCAATTGCTTTTGCCAATAATATCATTGCCTTCACTCTTCATTCGCTGCCATCCTTATTCGCCTGTTTATGGCTAAACGGCAACGAAAACGGCCTGCGGTTGCTATTTTTTATGGCTCTGCCCATGGCCGGTATCGCGATTCAGCATGTGATTCAAAAGCGCTATGACGACTTTGCCCAGCAACTGATGTTCAAACTGCTCGCCGAAAAAGAGACGCTGACTGACCTGAGTATGCTTGATTCATTAACGGGCCTGTACAATCGACGGGGACTCCAGCATAAGCTGAACGCTGTGCTGGAACTCGATACGCATGAACATTACGTTTTACTGATCGACATCGACCATTTCAAAGCCTACAACGATCACTACGGGCACATGATGGGCGATCAGGCGCTAATCCGCGTTTCCGCTGCGATCCGCAACGCCGTGCGTTCACGTGATGTCGTCGCCCGTTTTGGCGGTGAAGAGTTTATGGTGTTACTGACGGCGAGCGACCCACAAACCGCCCGCGAGGCGGCGGAACGCATCCGACAGCATGTTTACGATCTCAAAATTCCCCATATGTTCAATGAGAGCGTCGCGACTCGCGTCACGATCAGTATCGGTATAGCGCCTCTGGTGGGAAGAGACGTGGAAGGGGCGATTCTTCATGCCGATCAGGCGCTCTATAAAGCGAAAGATTTGGGCCGTAACCATATTTTAGTCAGTGGCGATCCGGGTATCGCCTGA
- the prfC gene encoding peptide chain release factor 3, which produces MTLSPYLQEVAKRRTFAIISHPDAGKTTITEKVLLFGQAIQTAGTVKGRGSSQHAKSDWMEMEKQRGISITTSVMQFPYHNCLVNLLDTPGHEDFSEDTYRTLTAVDCCLMVIDAAKGVEDRTRKLMEVTRLRDTPILTFMNKLDRDIRDPMELLDEVENELKIGCAPITWPIGCGKLFKGVYHLYKDETYLYQTGKGHTIQEVRIVKGLDNPDLDAAVGDDLAQQLRDELELVKGASNEFDKELFLAGEITPVFFGTALGNFGVDHMLDGLVEWAPAPMPRKTDTRVVEAEEEKFTGFVFKIQANMDPKHRDRVAFMRVVSGKYEKGMKMRQVRIGKDVVISDALTFMAGDRSHVEEAYPGDILGLHNHGTIQIGDTFTQGEMMKFTGIPNFAPELFRRIRLKDPLKQKQLLKGLVQLSEEGAVQVFRPIANNDLIVGAVGVLQFDVVVARLKSEYNVEAIYESVNVATARWVECADAKKFEEFKRKNEVQLALDGGDNLTYIAPTMVNLNLTQERYPDVQFRKTREH; this is translated from the coding sequence ATGACGTTGTCTCCTTATTTGCAGGAGGTGGCCAAGCGCCGCACTTTTGCCATTATTTCTCACCCGGATGCGGGTAAAACGACCATCACTGAGAAGGTGTTGCTGTTCGGACAGGCGATTCAGACTGCCGGTACGGTAAAAGGCCGTGGTTCCAGCCAGCATGCAAAATCGGACTGGATGGAAATGGAAAAGCAGCGTGGGATCTCTATTACCACCTCTGTCATGCAGTTTCCGTATCATAACTGTCTGGTTAACCTGCTGGACACCCCGGGGCACGAAGACTTCTCCGAAGATACCTATCGTACTCTGACGGCAGTGGACTGCTGTCTGATGGTGATCGACGCCGCGAAAGGCGTCGAGGATCGTACCCGTAAGCTGATGGAAGTCACCCGTCTGCGCGATACGCCGATCCTGACCTTTATGAACAAACTCGACCGCGACATCCGTGACCCGATGGAGTTGCTGGACGAAGTTGAGAACGAGCTGAAAATCGGCTGTGCGCCGATCACCTGGCCGATTGGCTGCGGCAAGCTGTTCAAAGGGGTTTATCACCTTTATAAAGATGAAACCTATCTGTATCAGACGGGGAAAGGCCATACCATCCAGGAAGTGCGCATAGTTAAAGGTCTGGATAACCCGGATCTCGACGCGGCCGTTGGCGACGATCTGGCGCAGCAGCTGCGTGACGAACTGGAACTGGTGAAGGGCGCCTCTAACGAGTTTGATAAAGAGCTGTTCCTGGCGGGCGAAATTACCCCGGTCTTCTTTGGTACCGCACTGGGTAACTTCGGCGTTGACCACATGCTGGATGGTCTGGTGGAGTGGGCGCCAGCGCCAATGCCGCGCAAGACTGATACGCGCGTGGTGGAAGCGGAAGAAGAGAAGTTCACCGGCTTCGTCTTTAAAATCCAGGCCAACATGGATCCGAAACACCGTGACCGCGTGGCATTTATGCGCGTTGTTTCCGGCAAGTACGAAAAAGGCATGAAGATGCGTCAGGTCCGTATCGGCAAAGACGTGGTGATCTCTGACGCGCTGACCTTTATGGCCGGTGACCGTTCGCATGTGGAAGAGGCTTACCCGGGCGATATTCTCGGTCTGCACAACCACGGCACTATCCAGATTGGCGATACCTTCACCCAGGGTGAAATGATGAAGTTCACCGGTATTCCGAACTTCGCGCCGGAACTGTTCCGTCGTATTCGCCTGAAAGATCCGCTGAAGCAGAAACAGTTGCTGAAGGGGCTGGTACAGCTTTCCGAAGAAGGTGCGGTACAGGTGTTCCGTCCGATCGCCAATAACGATCTGATTGTGGGCGCGGTCGGTGTGCTGCAGTTCGACGTGGTCGTTGCCCGTCTGAAGAGTGAGTACAACGTTGAGGCCATTTATGAGTCCGTCAACGTGGCGACGGCGCGCTGGGTGGAATGTGCTGACGCGAAGAAATTCGAAGAGTTTAAGCGTAAGAACGAAGTTCAGCTGGCGCTGGATGGCGGCGATAACCTGACCTACATCGCCCCGACGATGGTGAACCTCAACCTGACGCAAGAGCGTTATCCCGACGTTCAGTTCCGCAAGACGCGCGAACACTAA
- a CDS encoding DUF1328 domain-containing protein → MFRWGIIFLVIALIAAALGFGGLAGTAAGAAKIVFVVGIILFLVSLFTGRKRP, encoded by the coding sequence ATGTTTCGTTGGGGCATTATATTTCTGGTTATCGCGTTAATTGCCGCCGCTCTGGGATTTGGTGGACTGGCCGGTACGGCAGCGGGCGCGGCGAAAATTGTCTTCGTCGTCGGGATTATTCTCTTCCTGGTCAGCCTGTTTACAGGGCGTAAGCGGCCCTAG
- a CDS encoding DUF1435 domain-containing protein, with protein MLQRALGSGWGVLLPGIVIAGLAFADLSLGAWKTIIVFGLLLTPAMLYHKQLRHFVLLPSCVVLIGGMMLVMMNWNQG; from the coding sequence ATGTTGCAACGGGCGCTGGGCAGTGGTTGGGGAGTCTTGCTGCCAGGGATCGTGATTGCCGGGCTGGCGTTTGCCGATCTTTCCCTCGGGGCATGGAAGACCATTATTGTATTCGGGTTGCTGCTGACACCGGCGATGCTCTATCACAAACAATTACGGCACTTTGTATTGTTACCATCATGCGTTGTGTTGATCGGCGGAATGATGCTGGTGATGATGAACTGGAATCAGGGATGA
- the yjjG gene encoding pyrimidine 5'-nucleotidase, producing MKWDWIFFDADETLFTFDSFTGLQRMFLDYSITFTAEDFQDYQAVNKPLWVDYQNGAITSLQLQHARFQSWAERLKVEPGSLNDAFMNAMAEICAPLPGAVSLLNAIRGKAKIGIITNGFTSLQQIRLERTGLRDYFDLLVISEEVGVAKPDPKIFDYALAQAGNPDRDRVLMVGDTAASDILGGINAGLSTCWLNAHHREQPEGIEPTWTVSSLHELEQLLCKH from the coding sequence ATGAAGTGGGACTGGATTTTCTTTGATGCCGACGAAACGCTGTTCACGTTTGACTCGTTTACTGGCTTACAGCGGATGTTTCTCGATTACAGCATCACCTTTACCGCTGAGGATTTTCAGGACTACCAGGCCGTGAATAAACCGCTGTGGGTGGATTATCAGAACGGCGCGATCACCTCATTACAGCTTCAGCATGCCCGCTTCCAGAGCTGGGCAGAACGGTTAAAGGTTGAGCCGGGATCGCTTAACGATGCCTTTATGAACGCGATGGCCGAAATTTGCGCGCCGCTGCCGGGGGCCGTTTCGCTGCTCAATGCGATACGCGGCAAAGCCAAAATTGGCATTATTACCAACGGCTTCACCTCCCTGCAGCAGATCCGCCTGGAGCGCACGGGACTACGCGACTACTTTGATTTGCTGGTCATTTCCGAAGAAGTGGGTGTGGCGAAACCGGATCCGAAGATTTTTGATTACGCCCTGGCGCAGGCGGGCAATCCCGATCGCGATCGGGTACTGATGGTAGGAGATACCGCCGCGTCCGATATTCTCGGTGGCATCAACGCCGGGCTTTCTACTTGCTGGCTGAATGCGCATCATCGCGAGCAGCCCGAAGGCATCGAGCCGACCTGGACCGTATCGTCATTACACGAACTGGAGCAGCTCCTGTGTAAACACTGA
- a CDS encoding YjjW family glycine radical enzyme activase, with the protein MNSRCASVSKVIPFSCVDGPGSRLVLFLQGCNLRCKNCHNPWTMGRCNHCGECVLQCPHQALSLSDGKVVWQADVCEQCDTCLQMCPQQATPMAQTMSVDEVLRQIRKASLFIEGITVSGGEATTQLPFVVDLFTAIKADPQLQSLTCLVDSNGLLSETGWQKLLPVCDGVMLDLKAWDSARHIALTGRDNAQIKRSITLLAQRGKLAELRLLVIPGQVDYLQHIDSLAAFIGQLGNVPLRLNAFHAHGVYGEAKAWPSATPQEVETLAQALRERGVTELIFPALYL; encoded by the coding sequence ATGAACAGCAGATGCGCTTCAGTAAGTAAGGTGATACCGTTCTCCTGCGTGGACGGGCCGGGCAGTCGCCTGGTCCTCTTTCTGCAAGGGTGCAACCTGCGCTGTAAGAATTGCCACAACCCGTGGACGATGGGGCGCTGCAACCACTGCGGCGAATGCGTCCTACAGTGCCCGCATCAGGCGCTGAGTCTCAGTGACGGGAAGGTTGTCTGGCAGGCTGATGTCTGCGAACAGTGTGACACCTGTTTGCAGATGTGCCCGCAGCAGGCAACGCCGATGGCGCAGACGATGAGCGTTGACGAGGTGTTGCGCCAAATCCGCAAAGCGTCATTGTTCATTGAGGGGATCACCGTCAGCGGCGGCGAAGCCACGACGCAGTTGCCTTTCGTTGTAGATTTGTTTACGGCTATTAAGGCCGACCCACAGCTCCAGTCGCTCACCTGTCTGGTCGACAGCAATGGGCTGTTGAGCGAAACCGGCTGGCAGAAATTGCTACCGGTTTGCGATGGCGTGATGCTCGATCTCAAAGCCTGGGATAGCGCGCGCCACATCGCACTCACCGGTCGGGATAACGCGCAGATCAAGCGCAGTATTACGCTGCTGGCGCAGCGAGGAAAGCTGGCAGAACTGCGCCTGCTGGTCATTCCCGGGCAGGTGGATTACCTGCAGCACATTGATTCGCTCGCCGCATTCATCGGACAACTGGGAAATGTCCCGCTACGGCTGAATGCCTTCCACGCGCACGGGGTATACGGTGAGGCAAAAGCCTGGCCGAGCGCGACGCCACAAGAGGTGGAGACGCTGGCGCAGGCATTACGGGAACGCGGAGTGACTGAGCTTATCTTCCCTGCGTTATATCTCTAG